A window of Bacteroidota bacterium contains these coding sequences:
- a CDS encoding BamA/TamA family outer membrane protein, protein MLKKLSITSFLLLLVITAAANDTTKKKRPIGVFPVPAFGYAPETRWYVGAVALFDLRFLQKDSLSRVSSAKAEVNYTQNKQFIAEIQWNAFAKSGQWYHEGVLGYRKFPELYWGVGAATEDSVKELYSASRIEADIRSLKLVGKNTFIGLRYRLQNMFGVEPKQGGLLENSSKYGAKGGISSGIGPAFLYDSRKNALNAQQGLFIAASAMHFGKSLGSNYSFNRFEADARTYVKVKKTMLAFQAYTVLNEGTPPFRLMGLMGSDRDMRGYYQGRYRNQNYLALQAEWRVPVKWGLGFAVFGGAGEVFEWGKPYTMQVFKYTAGGGLRVRVDKKSNVNMRFDYAVGYKTSGFYVAFAEAF, encoded by the coding sequence ATGCTTAAAAAACTATCCATAACATCCTTTCTGTTGTTGCTTGTCATTACAGCAGCAGCAAACGATACCACTAAGAAAAAGCGACCCATTGGTGTTTTTCCGGTGCCAGCTTTCGGTTACGCGCCTGAAACACGTTGGTATGTGGGCGCAGTGGCCTTGTTTGATTTACGCTTTCTGCAAAAAGATTCTCTTTCGCGTGTTTCGAGCGCAAAGGCCGAGGTGAACTATACCCAAAACAAGCAGTTTATTGCCGAGATACAATGGAATGCTTTTGCCAAAAGCGGCCAATGGTATCACGAAGGGGTGCTGGGCTACCGCAAATTCCCTGAGTTGTATTGGGGTGTCGGGGCGGCCACAGAGGATAGCGTGAAGGAGCTTTACAGTGCCAGCCGTATTGAGGCCGACATACGCTCGCTGAAATTGGTAGGCAAGAATACATTTATAGGCTTGCGCTACCGCTTGCAAAATATGTTTGGGGTAGAACCCAAACAAGGCGGGCTGCTTGAAAACAGCAGTAAGTATGGGGCAAAGGGCGGAATATCATCTGGCATTGGTCCTGCCTTTTTGTACGATAGCCGTAAAAATGCCCTTAATGCCCAACAAGGGTTGTTTATAGCTGCCAGTGCTATGCATTTTGGCAAATCGCTGGGCAGCAACTACAGTTTTAACCGTTTTGAAGCGGATGCCCGCACCTATGTGAAGGTGAAGAAAACCATGTTGGCTTTTCAGGCATACACGGTACTAAACGAAGGGACACCTCCCTTTAGGCTGATGGGCTTAATGGGTAGCGACCGCGATATGCGAGGATACTACCAAGGCCGCTACCGCAACCAAAACTACCTTGCTTTGCAGGCCGAGTGGCGTGTACCTGTGAAATGGGGGCTTGGCTTTGCAGTGTTTGGCGGAGCAGGCGAGGTTTTTGAATGGGGGAAACCCTACACCATGCAGGTGTTTAAATATACTGCCGGCGGAGGACTGCGCGTGCGGGTGGATAAGAAAAGTAACGTAAATATGCGCTTTGACTATGCGGTGGGATACAAAACAAGCGGATTTTATGTGGCCTTTGCCGAAGCTTTTTAA
- a CDS encoding TVP38/TMEM64 family protein, protein MKRIALFSFVLISFFLILFFLSPFIGLDFSGTEAFMKSNNGLWAALAGVGLLIIDFFLPVPSSLIMIYHGVLFGPVWGAVLSVIGGMGATFTGYYAGKKGQTFLLRFIPQQDIEQSAKFFERWGLPIIAITRPVPLLSEAIAVVAGMSKVKPMPMALYSLLGLIPSSVIYSLAGAYALDIEGGIVSFLTVIGISAAGWLISSYFQKKLQQTAS, encoded by the coding sequence ATGAAACGCATTGCTTTGTTCAGCTTCGTGCTTATTTCCTTTTTCCTGATACTTTTTTTTCTAAGCCCTTTTATTGGTCTTGATTTTTCAGGGACAGAGGCCTTTATGAAATCGAACAACGGCCTTTGGGCAGCATTGGCAGGGGTAGGCTTATTAATTATCGACTTTTTTCTTCCCGTTCCCTCGAGCCTGATAATGATTTACCACGGAGTATTGTTCGGGCCTGTGTGGGGGGCTGTTCTTTCAGTTATCGGGGGAATGGGTGCCACATTTACGGGGTACTATGCGGGTAAGAAAGGACAAACGTTTTTGCTGCGTTTCATTCCCCAACAAGATATTGAACAATCGGCCAAGTTTTTTGAGCGTTGGGGATTGCCCATCATTGCCATTACACGGCCTGTTCCTTTACTTTCTGAGGCCATTGCCGTTGTAGCAGGCATGAGCAAAGTGAAACCAATGCCAATGGCGTTATATTCTTTGTTGGGTTTAATTCCTTCATCGGTTATTTATTCGTTAGCAGGTGCTTATGCGCTGGATATTGAGGGCGGAATCGTCTCTTTCTTAACCGTTATCGGTATTTCAGCCGCGGGTTGGCTAATCAGTTCTTACTTTCAAAAGAAACTGCAACAAACTGCTTCGTAA
- a CDS encoding DUF4382 domain-containing protein produces the protein MKTLKNLFVMTFACMFLMTACKKEENAAPAPQDNPGAAGQSFTVKMTDAPGDFEALDVKVVSVEAYLEGQGWVTIDNRAKAINVVSLTNGIETEIAVKNNAQAGVYTKLKVKFDPQAELKLNAYALANYGGIIKSDNRVDLVWLYSGANEVEIAINETVTAQTGAEVLLDFDAAASVIEDGNKYLLQPVIREIKDARTGIQGEVEGQANAAIVITDGTNTFATYINAEGKFMLKGIKPGVYKLIIDPAAKAIDDVEKQNKELSGVVIVEGQITQMGKIAL, from the coding sequence ATGAAAACTCTAAAAAATCTATTCGTTATGACTTTTGCATGTATGTTTCTTATGACAGCCTGCAAAAAAGAAGAAAATGCTGCCCCTGCACCACAAGATAACCCCGGTGCAGCAGGACAATCGTTTACTGTGAAAATGACAGATGCTCCCGGTGATTTTGAAGCCTTGGATGTAAAAGTGGTGAGCGTTGAAGCCTATCTTGAAGGCCAAGGCTGGGTAACTATTGATAACAGGGCAAAAGCAATAAATGTGGTAAGCCTTACCAATGGTATTGAAACCGAAATTGCCGTAAAAAACAATGCACAGGCAGGTGTTTACACAAAATTGAAAGTGAAGTTTGACCCACAGGCTGAGCTTAAATTAAATGCCTATGCACTGGCAAACTATGGCGGGATTATTAAAAGCGATAACAGGGTTGATTTAGTGTGGTTGTACAGCGGGGCCAACGAGGTTGAAATAGCCATCAATGAAACCGTCACTGCCCAAACCGGAGCCGAAGTATTGCTTGATTTTGATGCCGCGGCCTCTGTTATTGAAGATGGTAACAAATACTTATTACAACCCGTTATACGTGAAATAAAGGATGCCCGTACCGGCATACAAGGCGAAGTTGAGGGTCAAGCCAACGCAGCCATTGTAATTACCGACGGCACCAACACTTTTGCCACTTACATAAATGCTGAAGGGAAGTTTATGCTGAAGGGAATAAAACCCGGAGTATATAAACTAATAATTGACCCTGCAGCCAAAGCGATTGATGATGTTGAAAAACAGAATAAAGAACTAAGCGGAGTGGTGATTGTTGAGGGACAAATTACCCAAATGGGTAAGATAGCCCTATAA
- a CDS encoding response regulator, translating to MIPTKRYRITVLEDNEFYNRLLSKQLKNYTDIISAQKNYDFEISSFMSPYDFLANLKEDTDIAFVDFYLGSLTALEIITKIREKCRDCKIIVISQVRNPQSMYNTISLGAFEFIYKDTAALARSCFIVEDIINSTLNNNTHLYN from the coding sequence ATGATACCTACAAAAAGATATAGGATAACCGTGTTAGAAGACAATGAGTTTTATAACAGGCTCCTTTCAAAACAGTTGAAAAACTATACCGATATTATTTCGGCCCAAAAGAATTATGATTTCGAAATCAGCTCATTTATGAGCCCTTATGATTTTTTGGCCAACTTAAAAGAAGATACCGATATAGCCTTTGTTGATTTTTATTTGGGCAGCCTTACCGCGCTTGAAATAATTACTAAAATACGCGAAAAATGCCGCGACTGTAAAATCATAGTGATATCGCAGGTGCGCAACCCTCAAAGTATGTACAATACAATAAGCCTCGGTGCCTTTGAGTTTATTTATAAAGATACCGCAGCTCTTGCCCGCAGCTGTTTTATAGTAGAAGACATTATAAACAGCACACTTAACAATAACACGCATTTGTATAACTAA